The following are encoded together in the Cicer arietinum cultivar CDC Frontier isolate Library 1 chromosome 2, Cicar.CDCFrontier_v2.0, whole genome shotgun sequence genome:
- the LOC101505180 gene encoding large ribosomal subunit protein uL6-like, with protein MKTILSSETMNIPEGVTIKVHAKVIEVEGPRGKLVRDFKHLNLDFQLITDEDGKKKLKVEAWFGSRKTSAAIRTALSHVENLIAGVTKGFRYKMRFVYAHFPINASITNNNSGIEIRNFLGEKKVRKVDMLDGVTILRSEKVKDELILDGNDIELVSRSCALINQKCHVKNKDIRKFLDGIYVSERSTISEE; from the exons ATGAAGACCATTCTCTCCTCCGAAACGATGAACATCCCGGAAGGTGTAACCATCAAGGTACACGCTAAGGTGATCGAGGTTGAAGGTCCACGTGGCAAACTTGTTCGTGATTTCAAGCATTTGAATCTCGATTTTCAACTCATTACTGATGAGGATGGAAAGAAGAAGCTTAAGGTTGAAGCTTGGTTTGGATCTCGTAAAACCTCTGCTGCTATTCGTACTGCTCTTAGTCATGTGGAAAATCTCATTGCTGGTGTTACTAAAGGATTCCGTTACAAGATGAGATTTGTTTATGCTCATTTTCCTATTAATGCTAGCATCACTAATAATAACTCCGGCATTGAGATTCGTAACTTCCTTGGTGAAAAGAAG GTAAGGAAAGTAGACATGCTTGACGGTGTTACTATTCTTCGATCTGAGAAGGTGAAGGATGAGTTGATTTTGGATGGTAATGATATTGAGCTTGTTTCCAGATCTTGTGCCCTCATTAATCAG AAATGCCATGTGAAAAACAAAGATATCCGTAAGTTTCTTGATGGTATCTATGTCAGCGAGAGGTCGACAATATCTGAAGAATAG